One window of the Candidatus Polarisedimenticolia bacterium genome contains the following:
- a CDS encoding neutral zinc metallopeptidase — translation MRWIPGRRSENLEDRRGQSIGSRLPIRGLGGLGLGGFLVLLVLSAIFKTDFLGLLSTGDGEPGPASEEAAPVNDPREEPMVEFVSFVLDDVQSVWRNLLPESGRQYEDARLVLFRDAAESACGFAESATGPFYCPGDRKVYIDLGFYRELRERFGAPGDFAQAYVIAHEIGHHVQNLLGNGSEARRAQRSRPDQANDLSVRLELQADCYAGVWAHSTEQRDLLEQGDVEEGLNAAAAIGDDRLQRLGGGRVNPDAFTHGSSRQRVSWFRRGFESGRPESCDTFAE, via the coding sequence ATGCGCTGGATTCCCGGCCGCCGCAGCGAGAATCTCGAGGATCGACGCGGACAGAGCATCGGGTCGCGGCTGCCGATCCGCGGTCTTGGGGGGCTCGGGCTGGGCGGTTTCCTCGTGCTTCTCGTCCTGAGCGCGATCTTCAAGACCGATTTTCTCGGCCTTCTGTCTACCGGAGACGGCGAACCAGGTCCTGCATCGGAAGAAGCGGCGCCGGTGAACGATCCCCGGGAGGAGCCGATGGTCGAGTTCGTCTCCTTCGTGCTCGACGACGTCCAGTCCGTTTGGAGAAATCTGCTGCCCGAATCAGGGCGGCAGTACGAGGATGCCCGGCTCGTCCTGTTCCGGGACGCGGCGGAGTCGGCGTGCGGCTTCGCGGAGTCGGCCACGGGGCCGTTCTATTGCCCGGGCGACCGCAAGGTGTACATCGACCTCGGCTTCTACCGGGAGCTGCGCGAGCGCTTCGGGGCTCCGGGCGATTTCGCCCAGGCCTACGTCATCGCCCACGAAATCGGGCACCACGTCCAGAACCTTCTCGGCAACGGCTCCGAGGCGCGGCGCGCGCAGCGCTCGCGGCCGGACCAGGCCAACGATCTATCGGTGCGGCTGGAGCTGCAGGCCGATTGCTACGCCGGCGTCTGGGCACACTCGACGGAGCAGCGCGACCTTCTCGAGCAGGGCGACGTGGAGGAGGGCCTGAACGCGGCCGCCGCCATCGGCGACGATCGGCTGCAGCGCCTGGGGGGCGGGAGGGTCAACCCCGACGCTTTCACGCACGGCTCTTCGAGGCAGCGCGTCTCCTGGTTCCGCCGCGGATTCGAATCGGGGCGCCCGGAAAGCTGCGACACCTTCGCGGAGTAA
- a CDS encoding glycosyltransferase 87 family protein, producing MKQELSGTRSRYLLVSLLWCLTSLAVKPFFPYLDFGVFYSRAIERILDGFPLDIYSFAAYPPGSSLALPVTQPPLYFFLLVPWYALGRLAGISDFHNSSGFSLGQAWMLVVTLPFDLLLCRETLRCVEEHRGKLPEPRRWIFYLCLLFTPLLWLSSVRFGHNEAMMILMVLMALRQGDCGHPGRAGLLWGLALSLKTTAAVPALVYFGWGIGRGRRRATGIAAGVAGLTFLLPLLPYLLLRREQILYALVGFERLRPVGGYVLWKIGAFPDSLIQASGALILTGAACVGLLLARRSAPGFFAAGGAHALVLCQVLLLLLGKALFVWYGLALAFFGYLAFPHGRGRHGSFPIYALVAGTLLWLLQTGPWIGAEVDRWIRIRSMLWVCLMLTLGFGAVTGLLRTRNAERSATRVRHA from the coding sequence GTGAAGCAGGAGTTGTCGGGCACCCGGTCCCGGTATCTGCTCGTTTCCCTCCTCTGGTGCCTGACGTCGCTAGCCGTCAAGCCCTTCTTTCCCTACCTCGACTTCGGCGTCTTTTACTCCAGGGCCATCGAAAGAATCCTGGACGGTTTTCCGCTGGACATCTACTCCTTCGCGGCGTATCCGCCGGGAAGCAGCCTGGCTCTGCCGGTGACTCAGCCGCCGCTATATTTTTTTCTGCTCGTCCCCTGGTATGCCTTGGGGCGTCTGGCGGGGATCTCGGACTTTCACAACTCGAGCGGCTTCAGTCTGGGGCAGGCCTGGATGCTGGTGGTGACGCTCCCATTCGACCTCCTGCTGTGCCGCGAGACGCTGCGCTGCGTTGAGGAGCATCGGGGCAAGCTCCCCGAGCCTCGAAGGTGGATTTTCTATCTCTGCCTGCTGTTCACGCCTCTTCTCTGGCTGTCGAGCGTCCGCTTCGGGCATAACGAGGCGATGATGATCCTGATGGTGCTGATGGCCTTGCGCCAGGGAGACTGCGGGCATCCAGGGCGCGCGGGGCTCCTGTGGGGACTGGCGCTTTCCCTGAAGACGACGGCGGCAGTTCCGGCGCTGGTGTATTTCGGTTGGGGGATTGGACGGGGTCGTCGCCGCGCCACGGGAATCGCCGCGGGAGTTGCCGGGCTCACCTTTCTCCTTCCGCTGCTCCCCTACCTCCTGCTGCGTCGAGAGCAAATCCTGTACGCCCTGGTGGGCTTCGAAAGACTCCGCCCGGTGGGCGGCTATGTCTTGTGGAAGATTGGTGCCTTCCCCGATTCACTCATTCAGGCCTCGGGGGCGCTCATTCTGACGGGCGCCGCGTGCGTCGGCCTGCTCCTGGCCCGCCGCAGCGCCCCGGGGTTCTTCGCGGCGGGAGGTGCCCACGCCCTCGTCCTCTGCCAGGTTCTTCTTCTACTTCTGGGCAAGGCTTTGTTTGTCTGGTATGGCCTGGCGCTCGCGTTCTTCGGCTATCTGGCCTTCCCGCATGGGAGGGGACGGCACGGATCCTTTCCCATTTACGCTCTGGTCGCCGGCACCTTGCTCTGGCTCCTGCAGACCGGACCGTGGATCGGAGCGGAGGTGGATCGCTGGATTCGAATCCGCTCGATGCTTTGGGTGTGCCTCATGCTGACGCTCGGGTTCGGGGCGGTGACGGGACTCCTGAGAACGAGGAACGCCGAGCGCAGTGCGACCCGGGTGCGGCACGCCTGA
- a CDS encoding S8 family peptidase yields the protein MMNTLQKPRTSTRLTIFALVATLLIGQPAHAELSLLDPLLGATGEVVDTLTDPLLGSGGLVTGLVGKLSGDLQAVLSGPADLPVRVIVQTYTAPTTSELSLLQLLGGLLGKTYSTIPGYSATVPLGSLLQLAAGSNVERISADSPVKAHLDLAYRVIRAGQAASLSGAWGTGLTGKGIGIALIDTGVQLHPDFKRPIGSKPIVEVEIVGHETGLADYYGHGTHVAGILYGNGFASSDSLSFRTFKGIAPGAQLISVRALSPDGTGYTADVLAGIDWVVKNARTYNIRVLNLSLGHPVYESYRTDPLCRAVAEAVRRGIVVVAAAGNDGGVGTGFGTITSPGNSPSAITVGALDDKNTLATSDDVLGWYSSKGPTLVDFAVKPDLVAPGTWIVSTRAVSSWLDTQHHELTLQILNYKNDPAHASQDGAYYTLSGTSMAAPMVAGAAALMLQKEPALNPATVKARLMKSAVKDTRLVFETGAGALDVYGAVTTTGSAQNAPSPLAMVGSDGFVYIQNTALLWGSTWSQGAIWGGAKGSTAGVASLTAVPSYITSGSGAVWGGCSGAKSLTENPEVTGSGAVWGGSRSALTSTTGTVGGEGAVWGGGGSYCK from the coding sequence ATGATGAACACTCTGCAAAAACCCAGGACGTCGACCCGCCTGACCATCTTCGCGCTGGTCGCCACGCTGCTGATCGGCCAGCCCGCGCACGCCGAGCTCTCGCTGCTCGACCCGCTGCTTGGGGCGACCGGCGAGGTGGTGGATACTCTGACCGATCCTCTGCTTGGCTCCGGCGGCCTGGTGACCGGCCTCGTCGGCAAGCTGTCGGGCGACCTGCAGGCCGTTCTGAGCGGGCCGGCGGATCTTCCGGTGCGCGTCATCGTGCAGACCTACACGGCGCCGACTACCAGCGAGCTGAGCCTGCTGCAGCTCCTGGGGGGCCTGCTGGGGAAGACCTATTCGACCATTCCCGGCTATTCCGCGACCGTCCCGTTGGGATCCTTGCTGCAACTGGCGGCCGGATCGAACGTCGAGCGGATTTCCGCGGACTCACCGGTGAAGGCGCACCTGGACCTGGCCTATCGCGTGATCCGGGCCGGCCAGGCGGCGTCGCTGTCGGGCGCCTGGGGGACCGGACTGACGGGCAAGGGAATCGGCATCGCCCTGATCGACACCGGCGTCCAGCTGCATCCCGATTTCAAGCGTCCCATCGGCTCGAAGCCGATCGTCGAGGTCGAGATCGTCGGCCATGAGACCGGTCTCGCCGATTACTACGGCCACGGGACGCATGTCGCCGGAATCCTGTACGGCAACGGCTTCGCGTCGAGCGACAGCCTCTCCTTCCGCACCTTCAAGGGGATCGCTCCCGGCGCCCAGCTGATCTCGGTGCGCGCCTTGTCGCCGGACGGCACGGGCTACACGGCCGACGTCCTCGCCGGCATCGACTGGGTGGTGAAGAACGCCCGAACCTACAACATTCGCGTCCTCAACCTCTCCCTCGGACACCCGGTCTACGAATCGTACCGCACCGATCCGTTGTGCCGGGCGGTGGCGGAGGCGGTGCGCCGAGGAATCGTCGTGGTCGCCGCCGCCGGCAACGACGGCGGGGTCGGCACCGGGTTCGGAACGATCACCAGCCCCGGCAACTCGCCCTCGGCGATCACCGTCGGGGCGCTGGATGACAAGAACACTCTGGCCACGTCCGATGACGTCCTGGGGTGGTACTCGAGCAAAGGGCCGACGCTCGTCGATTTCGCCGTCAAGCCCGACCTGGTGGCCCCGGGAACCTGGATCGTCTCGACGCGCGCGGTCTCCTCGTGGCTCGACACGCAGCACCACGAGCTGACGCTGCAGATCCTGAATTACAAGAACGATCCGGCGCACGCCTCGCAGGACGGAGCCTACTACACGCTTTCGGGAACCTCGATGGCGGCGCCGATGGTCGCGGGCGCGGCGGCGCTGATGCTCCAAAAGGAGCCGGCGCTCAATCCCGCGACGGTCAAGGCGCGGTTGATGAAGTCGGCCGTCAAGGACACGCGGCTCGTCTTCGAGACCGGCGCCGGGGCGCTCGACGTGTACGGGGCCGTCACCACGACCGGCTCGGCACAGAACGCCCCCTCCCCGCTCGCCATGGTGGGGAGCGACGGCTTCGTGTACATCCAGAACACGGCGCTGCTCTGGGGCTCGACCTGGTCGCAGGGAGCCATCTGGGGTGGCGCCAAGGGAAGCACCGCCGGAGTGGCTTCGCTGACCGCGGTGCCTTCTTACATCACCTCCGGCAGCGGCGCCGTCTGGGGCGGCTGCAGCGGCGCGAAGTCCCTCACCGAAAACCCCGAAGTCACCGGCTCGGGCGCCGTCTGGGGAGGAAGCCGGAGCGCTCTGACTTCCACGACCGGCACCGTCGGCGGCGAAGGAGCGGTATGGGGCGGTGGAGGGAGCTACTGCAAGTAG
- a CDS encoding peroxidase, translating to MTLDDALVQALQFDYEHAPISAADRAMLDYVGKLTTDATTIGPADHERLRDHGFDDRAILQITLIASWFNYINRVADALGVGRS from the coding sequence GTGACCTTGGATGACGCGCTCGTCCAGGCTCTTCAGTTCGACTACGAGCACGCGCCCATCAGCGCAGCGGATCGAGCGATGCTGGACTACGTCGGCAAGCTGACCACGGATGCCACGACCATCGGCCCGGCGGACCACGAGCGGCTTCGCGATCACGGATTCGACGATCGGGCGATCCTGCAGATCACCCTCATCGCCTCCTGGTTCAACTACATCAATCGGGTGGCCGACGCGTTGGGAGTCGGCCGGAGCTGA
- a CDS encoding transporter, whose translation MADFRVLPAYFSGDFGSGIETRISYLPLILTTQSRRNELKVTVPFLSIQTDQPVTFAGGEVIPSGGGGRQTETGLGDVVIQDDFYFKEGGGRSPWLFAGLRIKLPTGSEETGLGTGKTDYGPGGGIIQPLGSRWSLLGEIRYVVRGDPPAVDYRNTLWLSAGTQWRMGESSWLNLFYDRGESVIEGRAALEDVSLGYDRQLSPVTRLRTAFFAGLSETAEDYGLSVGFSFRSAPRSHTESPSSS comes from the coding sequence GTGGCCGACTTCCGGGTTCTTCCCGCCTATTTCTCCGGAGACTTCGGCAGCGGCATCGAGACCCGCATCTCCTACCTGCCCCTGATCCTGACGACCCAATCCCGGCGCAATGAGCTCAAGGTCACCGTGCCGTTCCTGTCCATCCAGACCGATCAGCCGGTCACCTTCGCCGGCGGCGAAGTCATCCCCTCGGGAGGAGGGGGCCGGCAGACCGAAACCGGCCTGGGGGACGTCGTGATCCAGGACGACTTCTACTTCAAGGAAGGAGGCGGCCGTTCTCCCTGGCTCTTTGCCGGGCTGCGGATCAAGCTGCCGACCGGGAGCGAGGAAACCGGACTAGGGACGGGGAAGACCGACTACGGTCCCGGAGGCGGGATCATCCAGCCCCTGGGAAGCCGGTGGAGCTTGCTGGGAGAGATCCGCTACGTGGTTCGCGGCGATCCGCCGGCAGTCGATTATCGGAACACCCTCTGGCTCAGCGCCGGCACCCAGTGGCGGATGGGCGAATCTTCCTGGCTCAACCTCTTCTACGATCGGGGGGAGTCGGTGATCGAGGGGCGCGCCGCCCTTGAGGATGTGAGCCTGGGCTACGACCGTCAGCTCTCACCGGTCACCCGGCTCCGGACGGCTTTCTTCGCGGGTCTTTCCGAAACCGCCGAAGACTACGGGCTTTCCGTCGGTTTCTCCTTCCGCTCCGCGCCCCGTTCTCACACCGAATCGCCTTCTTCTTCCTGA
- a CDS encoding serine/threonine-protein kinase: MIRCPSCAGEVPAGHRFCGTCGSSLPSDVQDETRTVVRRAESGAGSPAKSSPGEPLEARFPPGTILASRYRVVGLLGRGGMGEVYRADDLKLGQRVALKFLPQAVEGDPRRLGRFLNEVRMALRVSHPHVCRVHDVGEAEGHHFISMEYVDGEDLASLLRRIGRLPQDKAIQAARQICAGLAAAHDRGILHRDLKPANVMLDGRGQVKITDFGLASAADAPGTELGAGTPAYMAPEQLDGKAATLRSDLYALGLVLYEMFTGKPAFAGKSRAEIGHRRATPPSSPSSHLHDIDPAVERVILRCLEVDPKNRPGSALSVAAALPGGDPLAAAIAAGETPSPLLVAEAGPSEGLEPGAAVACLAVVLIALALAVALSGRLVLVRRSILSKPPEALTDKAREAIQLAGWKEVPADSLFEFHADDDYLAYLRRHPALPDPWEILKSDRPPGLLFCYRQSPRPLLRLGAGIIGNWNVDPPSTLPGMVQVELTPAGKLMSFAAVPPERSDSTEPPGDANWTPLFAAASLDPRAFTEVQPIWTPRSFADRRIAWKGVYPEAPETKIRIEAASYRGRPIAFRIISPWSAPEESRSPELSFWARARGLVSSVWFAVTLMGAALVASRNVRLGRGDHRTALRLASCMGGARLLWLAGAQHVPGNAEVFVFMSHLAWALYYAGLTYLFYLALEPYARKLWPRMLVSWIRLLGGAFRDPLVGRDLLIAAVFGTVSSLIRRGSEWSHLAFGIPGAPLETGFFSLESLRGLRQAFTAVVAVPTRTVQVTFFGITMFLVLRLLLRKTPLAIIAMSALALVLFNPGADNPWPFLIGFTTGIALFWIVFFRWGLLAVVLGGCVEDLLTQLPLTVDPTAWYSEVTLLVLLIVLGIAVWGFRVAVGRRTLFSDEIAEPGAALG, from the coding sequence ATGATCCGCTGCCCCTCGTGCGCCGGCGAGGTCCCCGCAGGCCACCGCTTCTGCGGCACGTGCGGGAGCTCTCTGCCTTCCGACGTCCAGGACGAGACCCGAACCGTCGTCCGCCGGGCCGAGTCGGGCGCGGGCTCGCCGGCGAAGTCCTCGCCGGGCGAGCCGCTCGAGGCCCGTTTCCCGCCCGGCACCATACTCGCCAGCCGCTATCGAGTGGTCGGCCTTCTGGGCCGGGGGGGCATGGGGGAAGTCTATCGCGCCGACGATCTTAAGCTCGGGCAGCGAGTTGCGCTGAAGTTCCTGCCGCAGGCGGTGGAGGGAGATCCGCGGCGTCTCGGGAGGTTCCTGAACGAAGTCCGGATGGCGCTGCGCGTCAGCCATCCTCACGTGTGCCGCGTCCATGACGTGGGCGAGGCGGAGGGGCATCACTTCATCTCCATGGAATACGTCGACGGAGAGGACCTGGCGTCGCTGCTGCGCCGGATCGGGCGGCTCCCGCAGGACAAGGCGATCCAGGCCGCCCGTCAGATCTGCGCCGGTCTGGCGGCAGCGCACGATCGAGGGATCCTCCATCGCGACCTGAAGCCTGCCAACGTCATGCTGGACGGCAGGGGACAAGTCAAGATCACCGATTTTGGCCTCGCGTCGGCGGCCGACGCGCCGGGGACCGAACTCGGAGCCGGCACTCCGGCGTACATGGCTCCCGAGCAGCTCGACGGGAAGGCAGCCACCCTGCGCAGCGACCTCTACGCCCTCGGCCTCGTCCTTTACGAGATGTTCACGGGGAAGCCGGCGTTCGCGGGCAAGAGCCGCGCCGAAATCGGACACCGCCGCGCGACCCCTCCTTCGAGCCCCTCGAGCCATTTGCACGACATCGATCCCGCCGTCGAGCGCGTCATCCTCCGATGTCTCGAGGTGGATCCCAAGAACCGCCCCGGCTCCGCTTTGAGCGTGGCCGCCGCCCTGCCCGGCGGCGATCCCCTGGCCGCCGCTATCGCTGCCGGCGAGACTCCTTCCCCGTTGCTCGTCGCCGAGGCGGGGCCGTCGGAGGGTCTCGAGCCCGGCGCGGCCGTCGCCTGTCTCGCCGTGGTTCTCATTGCGTTGGCGCTCGCCGTCGCGCTTTCCGGCCGGCTGGTCCTCGTCCGCAGATCGATCCTGAGCAAGCCTCCGGAAGCTCTCACCGACAAGGCCAGAGAAGCCATCCAATTGGCGGGATGGAAGGAGGTGCCGGCGGACAGCCTCTTCGAGTTCCACGCCGATGACGACTATCTGGCCTACCTGCGAAGACATCCCGCTTTGCCCGACCCATGGGAGATCCTGAAGAGCGACCGTCCTCCCGGCCTGCTCTTCTGTTATCGACAGAGCCCGCGTCCCCTGCTAAGACTGGGGGCCGGGATCATCGGTAATTGGAATGTCGATCCACCTTCGACCCTTCCCGGGATGGTCCAGGTGGAGCTCACCCCCGCCGGAAAACTGATGTCCTTCGCGGCGGTGCCGCCCGAAAGGAGCGACTCGACCGAACCGCCGGGGGATGCGAATTGGACTCCCTTGTTCGCGGCGGCCTCACTGGATCCAAGAGCGTTCACCGAAGTGCAGCCCATCTGGACGCCGCGATCCTTCGCCGATCGGCGCATCGCCTGGAAGGGAGTCTATCCCGAGGCCCCGGAGACGAAGATTCGGATCGAAGCCGCCTCGTACCGCGGGCGCCCGATCGCCTTTCGGATCATCTCGCCGTGGAGTGCTCCGGAAGAGTCCAGGTCGCCGGAATTGAGCTTCTGGGCCCGCGCCCGCGGCCTGGTGAGCAGCGTCTGGTTTGCCGTGACCCTGATGGGGGCCGCGCTCGTCGCTTCCCGAAACGTCCGCCTCGGCCGGGGCGATCACCGAACCGCGCTGCGCCTGGCCTCCTGCATGGGTGGGGCGCGCCTGCTCTGGCTCGCCGGTGCCCAGCACGTGCCCGGCAACGCCGAGGTGTTCGTCTTCATGAGCCACCTCGCCTGGGCACTCTACTACGCCGGCCTGACCTATCTTTTTTACCTCGCCCTGGAGCCCTACGCTCGAAAACTCTGGCCCCGCATGCTGGTTTCCTGGATACGCCTGCTCGGCGGTGCCTTCAGGGATCCGCTGGTGGGCAGGGATCTTCTCATCGCGGCGGTCTTCGGGACGGTGTCTTCGCTCATTCGGCGGGGCTCCGAATGGAGCCATCTGGCTTTCGGCATCCCGGGAGCGCCCCTGGAGACCGGCTTCTTTTCGCTCGAATCCCTCCGCGGCCTGCGCCAAGCTTTCACGGCGGTAGTAGCCGTTCCCACTCGGACCGTGCAGGTGACGTTCTTCGGGATCACGATGTTCCTCGTCCTGCGCCTGCTTCTCCGGAAGACCCCTCTCGCGATCATCGCGATGAGCGCCCTCGCCCTCGTTCTTTTCAATCCGGGTGCCGACAACCCCTGGCCCTTCCTCATCGGCTTCACGACCGGGATCGCCCTGTTCTGGATCGTGTTCTTCCGATGGGGACTCCTCGCGGTGGTGCTGGGAGGCTGCGTGGAGGATCTTCTCACCCAGCTGCCTTTGACCGTCGATCCGACGGCATGGTATTCCGAGGTCACGCTCTTGGTCCTGCTGATCGTCCTGGGAATCGCCGTGTGGGGCTTCCGCGTCGCCGTAGGCCGACGGACGTTGTTCAGCGACGAAATCGCCGAGCCCGGCGCGGCGTTGGGATAG
- a CDS encoding sigma-70 family RNA polymerase sigma factor, translating into MAATEDRELVRRMLAGEEEAFSVFFEGHFARLYRFALARLGRDDDAAEDIVQSTLCKAIKELATYRGEAALFTWLCTFCRHEISAYYRRQGRLRPESLIEDSPEIRSALESLAAAADRSAEGEIQREQIARLVQVALDSLPASYGDVLEWKYIQGMSVRQVAERMEIGLKAAESLLTRAREAFRETFTVLLGNPQASSRLLSPKERGAR; encoded by the coding sequence ATGGCGGCGACTGAGGATCGCGAGCTGGTCCGACGGATGCTCGCCGGCGAGGAAGAGGCCTTCAGCGTCTTCTTCGAGGGCCATTTCGCCCGCCTCTACCGGTTCGCCCTGGCCCGCCTCGGCCGCGACGACGACGCGGCGGAAGACATCGTGCAATCCACGCTCTGCAAAGCCATCAAGGAGCTGGCCACCTACCGGGGCGAGGCGGCCCTGTTCACCTGGCTTTGCACCTTCTGCCGGCACGAAATCAGCGCCTATTACCGGCGGCAGGGTCGGCTCCGCCCCGAGAGCCTGATCGAGGACTCCCCCGAGATCCGTTCGGCGCTGGAGTCGCTCGCCGCCGCGGCGGATCGGAGCGCCGAAGGCGAGATCCAGCGGGAGCAGATCGCCCGTCTGGTGCAGGTCGCTCTCGACTCGCTGCCCGCCTCCTACGGCGACGTGCTGGAATGGAAGTACATCCAGGGAATGTCGGTACGGCAGGTCGCGGAGCGCATGGAAATCGGCCTGAAGGCCGCGGAATCGCTGCTGACGCGGGCCCGGGAGGCGTTTCGCGAGACGTTCACGGTCCTGCTGGGAAACCCGCAGGCATCTTCGAGGCTTCTATCCCCGAAAGAGCGAGGCGCGCGATGA
- a CDS encoding FecR family protein yields the protein MIDDRHTPDPPDDSPTPGEETLARLLRLSGPRPAVPQARAERVREAAHAQWRRTVKSRGRRRSLPWLAGALAAAGLLAVAIGLRGPHPLPPDTLASAPAKVERVEGSVRGPDRRLLTAGDSVFAGAPLETDGEGRAALRLATGASLRVDVNTRLKWISGSALELLEGALYVDTEGRRGGEDPLEIVTRWGRVRDRGTQFEVRLAEARLRVSVREGVATLSHAGRSYEAPEGFRITLDPLGALRTEPIPLHGQEWDWVLAIAPSFRLEGRTLGEFLEWVARETRWEVRFTDPSAAASKSGIVLHGSVEGLRPDEMPATVLPTCGLRSRLDGNTLFIDSAAETGK from the coding sequence ATGATCGACGACCGACACACACCCGACCCGCCGGACGATTCCCCGACTCCGGGCGAGGAGACGCTCGCCCGCCTCCTCCGCCTGTCGGGACCGCGCCCCGCCGTTCCCCAGGCCAGGGCCGAGCGCGTTCGGGAAGCCGCCCACGCGCAGTGGCGGCGCACCGTGAAGTCCAGGGGACGGCGGAGAAGCTTGCCCTGGCTCGCCGGCGCGCTTGCCGCCGCGGGACTCCTCGCCGTGGCGATCGGTCTGAGGGGACCGCATCCCCTCCCTCCGGATACCTTGGCGAGCGCGCCGGCCAAAGTCGAGAGGGTGGAGGGATCGGTCCGCGGGCCGGATCGGCGTCTCTTGACGGCCGGCGACTCAGTCTTCGCCGGAGCGCCGCTCGAGACCGACGGCGAGGGGCGGGCGGCTCTGCGCCTCGCCACGGGCGCTTCCCTGCGCGTCGACGTGAACACCCGTCTGAAGTGGATCTCGGGGTCCGCCCTGGAATTGCTCGAAGGGGCTCTCTACGTCGACACCGAGGGACGGAGAGGGGGGGAGGATCCTCTCGAGATCGTCACGCGATGGGGCCGCGTGCGGGATCGGGGGACTCAGTTCGAAGTGCGCCTCGCCGAGGCGCGGCTCCGCGTCAGCGTGCGTGAGGGCGTCGCGACACTGAGCCATGCGGGCCGATCGTACGAGGCGCCGGAAGGGTTCCGCATCACGCTCGACCCTCTCGGAGCCCTGCGGACCGAACCGATTCCGCTGCACGGCCAGGAATGGGATTGGGTGCTGGCGATCGCTCCCTCCTTCCGGCTCGAGGGGCGGACGCTCGGAGAGTTCCTGGAGTGGGTCGCCCGGGAGACCCGATGGGAAGTGAGGTTCACCGATCCTTCGGCGGCTGCGAGCAAATCGGGAATCGTGCTTCACGGGTCGGTCGAGGGGTTGCGGCCGGATGAGATGCCGGCGACGGTGCTGCCGACGTGCGGCCTCCGTTCCCGCCTCGACGGCAACACGCTGTTCATCGATTCGGCGGCAGAGACCGGAAAATGA